Proteins from one Juglans microcarpa x Juglans regia isolate MS1-56 chromosome 1S, Jm3101_v1.0, whole genome shotgun sequence genomic window:
- the LOC121246796 gene encoding LOW QUALITY PROTEIN: heavy metal-associated isoprenylated plant protein 33-like (The sequence of the model RefSeq protein was modified relative to this genomic sequence to represent the inferred CDS: inserted 1 base in 1 codon), translated as MSKEDFVKIQKSVLKVNIHCDGCKQKVKKILQKIDGVYTTDIDSEQGKVTVTGNVDPAVLMRKLAKSGKHAELWGNPKANSNNNQNLQANQFKNLQVENGKGGNNKGQKGGNNQPKGGQQNQQQQQQQHLQQLQQLQQLQQMKDFQAPKLPQFKDMKMPTKDQNANQKAVRFDLPEDDDEFDDELDDLDDEDYDDEDFEDDMDDXAASPNKMKTMTGNGQGPNMMMLNGMMNRNNPQLMNAQKGGNGGGNAKKGGGGGGAVPIQVNGIGGGNTDGKNSNGGKKGGGGGGGGGGNNQNQAGGGGGKNGGKNGGGLPSDTKNGNSGGGANNKNGHNAANGNNNNVNGGKKNVGMNVNDVVQAMNNNGMHSMGGPPAGANVGHMRSMNMPMGQMGNKPMGQMGNIPMGQMAGNMPPMGQMGNIPAVQGLPATSMNGLGGGYFQGAGPEMMPGNPYNNHQQQYLAAVMNQRAAMGNERFHPMMYARPPPEVNYMPPPAYPYPYPPQPDTYSHFFSDENTSSCNVM; from the exons ATGAGTAaagaagattttgtgaagatCCAG AAATCTGTTCTCAAAGTGAACATCCATTGTGATGGATGTAAGCagaaagtgaagaaaatatTGCAAAAAATTGATG GCGTTTACACCACCGACATAGATTCAGAGCAGGGGAAGGTGACAGTCACCGGAAATGTAGATCCAGCAGTTCTCATGAGGAAGCTTGCAAAGTCAGGAAAACATGCAGAGCTCTGGGGCAATCCAAAGGCCAACAGCAACAATAACCAAAACCTCCAGGCGAATCAATTCAAGAACTTGCAAGTTGAGAATGGCAAAGGTGGGAACAACAAAGGTCAGAAGGGTGGTAACAACCAGCCCAAAGGAGGACAACAGAACCAgcaacagcagcaacaacaacatcTTCAGCAGCTTCAGCAACTTCAACAACTTCAGCAGATGAAAGATTTCCAAGCCCCTAAGCTGCCCCAATTCAAGGACATGAAAATGCCTACCAAGGACCAGAACGCAAACCAAAAGGCGGTGAGGTTCGACTTGCcagaggatgatgatgagtttgatgatgagctTGACGATCTCGATGATGAGGATTATGATGATGAAGACTTTGAGGATGACATGGATG CTGCAGCATCCCCCAATAAGATGAAAACTATGACGGGTAATGGTCAGGGGCCTAACATGATGATGTTGAATGGTATGATGAATAGAAATAACCCACAGCTCATGAATGCCCAGAAGGGTGGTAATGGTGGGGGTAATGCGAAAAAAGGTGGCGGCGGCGGTGGAGCTGTGCCCATTCAGGTGAATGGCATCGGTGGAGGAAACACTGATGGAAAAAATAGTAACGGAGGAAAGAAAGGCGgcggaggtggaggtggaggcgGAGGTAATAATCAGAATCAAGCTGGCGGTGGGGGTGGCAAAAATGGTGGTAAGAATGGCGGTGGCTTACCCTCGGATACCAAAAATGGCAACAGTGGCGGTGGGGCAAACAACAAGAATGGCCACAATGCTGCTAATGGAAACAACAATAATGTCAATGGGGGTAAAAAGAACGTTGGGATGAATGTGAACGATGTGGTTCAAGCTATGAACAATAATGGGATGCACAGCATGGGTGGTCCTCCGGCAGGAGCTAACGTGGGTCATATGCGCAGTATGAACATGCCCATGGGCCAAATGGGCAACAAGCCAATGGGCCAAATGGGCAACATACCCATGGGCCAAATGGCCGGCAACATGCCACCTATGGGCCAGATGGGTAACATCCCAGCTGTCCAAGGCCTTCCGGCGACTTCCATGAACGGCCTCGGCGGCGGATATTTCCAGGGTGCAGGGCCGGAGATGATGCCTGGCAACCCATATAATAACCACCAGCAGCAGTACTTGGCAGCAGTGATGAACCAGCGGGCCGCGATGGGGAACGAAAGGTTCCATCCCATGATGTATGCGAGGCCCCCTCCGGAGGTCAATTACATGCCACCACCGGCATACCCTTACCCCTACCCACCTCAGCCTGACACCTACTCCCACTTCTTTAGCGACGAGAACACCTCAAGTTGTAATGTGATGTGA
- the LOC121246797 gene encoding probable E3 ubiquitin-protein ligase LUL4, whose product MGISSSNRRRNNHNLYLPHPPPHYLSPPPPPSSSYYYPSEPPPPPPPPPPHNYLPYPPPPHHPYPPPPPPPSRAHPYYYSGGYNSYNNVNPMTARFNYHPYHANQASGWPAARLPVSPAVEPPRYVEHQNAKKVRNDVNVHKDTLRVVLDEHNPDNYLVSFVFDALYDGSITICYFAKEKPNCRFVPLLPEVFMPVRIPFQKGPGQKFCQPSGTGIDLGFFELDDLSKPSPGEGVFPLVISAETYSPANSTDEQLGEPVPNTNPHMQITQAILEKNGDGPFQVRVIKQILWIDGVCYELHEIYGIGSSVVEGFDDSDPGKECVICMTEPKDTAVLPCRHMCMCSECAKALRLQSNKCPICRQPIEELIEIKIDNGNQ is encoded by the exons ATGGGAATTTCGAGTAGcaatagaagaagaaacaacCATAACCTCTATCTCCCACACCCACCTCCCCACTACCTCTCccctccacctcctccttcctcctcttACTATTACCCCTCAGAACCCCCAccacccccaccaccaccacctccgcATAACTATCTCCCTtatcctccaccacctcaccatccttatcctcctcctcctcctcctccgtcTCGAGCTCACCCATACTATTACTCTGGTGGGTATAATTCTTACAATAATGTCAATCCCATGACCGCTCGCTTCAACTACCACCCTTATCATGCCAATCAGGCTAGTGGGTGGCCCGCAGCCAGGCTTCCCGTGAGCCCCGCGGTGGAGCCACCGCGTTATGTTGAGCATCAGAACGCGAAGAAGGTGAGGAATGATGTGAATGTGCATAAGGACACCTTGCGGGTAGTGCTCGATGAGCACAACCCCGATAACTACTTGGTGTCTTTCGTTTTCGACGCCTTGTATGATGGGAG CATCACTATTTGCTACTTTGCCAAGGAAAAGCCGAACTGTCGGTTTGTTCCACTACTTCCCGAAGTCTTTATGCCTGTGAGAATCCCCTTTCAGAAAGGACCTGGCCAGAAATTTTGTCAGCCTTCAGGAACAGGCATTGACTTAGGCTTCTTTGAGCTGGATGATCTCTCAAAGCCATCACCCGGAGAAGGAGTATTTCCTCTTGTCATATCTGCTGAAACATACTCACCGGCTAATTCAACAGACGAGCAATTAGGTGAGCCAGTGCCCAACACAAACCCTCATATGCAGATAACACAAGCTATTCTAGAGAAGAACGGtgatggacctttccaagtgAGAGTTATTAAGCAAATTCTCTGGATTGACGGAGTTTGCTATGAGCTTCATGAGATATATGGAATAGGAAGCTCGGTAGTGGAAGGCTTTGATGACAGTGACCCAGGAAAGGAGTGTGTTATATGTATGACAGAACCTAAGGATACAGCGGTCTTGCCTTGTCGACATATG TGTATGTGCAGCGAGTGTGCAAAAGCATTGAGGCTTCAGTCAAATAAGTGCCCTATATGCCGTCAACCTATCGAGGAACTAATAGAGATCAAGATAGATAATGGTAATCAGTGA
- the LOC121246803 gene encoding signal peptidase complex subunit 3B-like isoform X1, producing MHSLGFRVNALLTLGVTVLALMCVMASLSDNLSVPSPSANVQVLNFNWFQKQSEGNEEVSLTFKISADLQSMFTWNTKQVFVFLAAEYETPKNSLNQVSLWDGIIPSKEHAKFSIHTTNKYRFVDQGSNLRGKEFNLTMHWHVMPKTGKMFADKIVMTGYRMPKEYR from the exons atgcactcaTTAGGGTTCAGAGTGAACGCTCTGCTCACGTTGGGGGTAACCGTACTGGCCCTAATGTGCGTCATGGCCTCTCTCTCTGATAACCTCAGTGTCCCCTCTCCCTCCGCTAATGTCCAG GTGCTAAACTTTAACTGGTTTCAGAAGCAATCCGAGGGAAACGAAGAG GTCAGCTTGACATTTAAAATTTCAGCTGACTTGCAATCGATGTTCACTTGGAACACGAAACAG GTATTTGTCTTCCTAGCAGCTGAGTATGAAACCCCAAAAAATTCTCTGAATCAG GTTTCCCTTTGGGATGGCATTATACCATCTAAAGAACATGCTAAATTTTCGATTCATACCACGAACAAGTACCGCTTTGTTGATCAG GGAAGCAATCTCAGGGGTAAAGAGTTTAACTTGACTATGCACTGGCATGTCATGCCCAAAACTGGCAAGATGTTTGCTGACAAAATAGTTATGACAGGATACCGAATGCCAAAGGAATATAGATAA
- the LOC121246803 gene encoding signal peptidase complex subunit 3B-like isoform X2 — protein sequence MHSLGFRVNALLTLGVTVLALMCVMASLSDNLSVPSPSANVQVLNFNWFQKQSEGNEEVSLTFKISADLQSMFTWNTKQVFVFLAAEYETPKNSLNQGSNLRGKEFNLTMHWHVMPKTGKMFADKIVMTGYRMPKEYR from the exons atgcactcaTTAGGGTTCAGAGTGAACGCTCTGCTCACGTTGGGGGTAACCGTACTGGCCCTAATGTGCGTCATGGCCTCTCTCTCTGATAACCTCAGTGTCCCCTCTCCCTCCGCTAATGTCCAG GTGCTAAACTTTAACTGGTTTCAGAAGCAATCCGAGGGAAACGAAGAG GTCAGCTTGACATTTAAAATTTCAGCTGACTTGCAATCGATGTTCACTTGGAACACGAAACAG GTATTTGTCTTCCTAGCAGCTGAGTATGAAACCCCAAAAAATTCTCTGAATCAG GGAAGCAATCTCAGGGGTAAAGAGTTTAACTTGACTATGCACTGGCATGTCATGCCCAAAACTGGCAAGATGTTTGCTGACAAAATAGTTATGACAGGATACCGAATGCCAAAGGAATATAGATAA